One genomic window of Misgurnus anguillicaudatus chromosome 12, ASM2758022v2, whole genome shotgun sequence includes the following:
- the h2ax1 gene encoding H2A.X variant histone family member 1 has translation MSGRGKTGGKARAKAKSRSSRAGLQFPVGRVHRLLRKGNYAERVGAGAPVYLAAVLEYLTAEILELAGNAARDNKKTRIIPRHLQLAVRNDEELNKLLGGVTIAQGGVLPNIQAVLLPKKTEKPAKSK, from the coding sequence ATGTCTGGAAGAGGTAAAACTGGGGGGAAGGCCCGCGCCAAGGCCAAGTCTCGTTCATCCAGAGCTGGACTTCAATTTCCAGTCGGACGTGTACACAGATTACTACGCAAGGGGAATTACGCCGAGCGCGTAGGCGCGGGAGCTCCAGTTTATTTGGCCGCGGTCCTGGAATACCTGACGGCTGAGATCCTCGAGCTGGCCGGAAACGCAGCCCGAGACAACAAGAAAACAAGGATCATCCCCCGTCACCTCCAACTCGCTGTCCGCAACGACGAGGAGCTCAACAAGCTTTTAGGCGGCGTAACCATCGCACAGGGCGGAGTGCTGCCGAACATCCAAGCGGTGTTACTCCCGAAGAAAACCGAGAAGCCTGCCAAGAGCAAGTAA
- the LOC129446876 gene encoding zona pellucida-like domain-containing protein 1 produces MWLVFLIYQFVLILQCEAQNACLTHPTFREPDNSDITVVCGTNKMDLQILLCPIYFIGYNESTMALNGQFARPECIGTPDWTVDPPVLKFQFLITETAISTCSNKLTIVEEVGSGLFSDFSNVQSVNISGMVNSQELSAGTITYRQEMVYLFSCSYPLQYLVNNTQMSVSGVSLAIKDNNGSFISTLSMMLFEDMTYTSPLSVPPTGLMLKTRVFVEVRATNLTHRFNVLLDRCFATTSPYLVSNSTTFEFFVGCNHDPQTIIGVNGEQQVARFSFETFRFVEHRNRSVSTYYVHCTTRLCETSFCTALKQNCTSRKRRAVESAQETTVSDYATVTSGPLMTKVDNVPNTPIVTVYENSKHNNAVVGVSVAAGVFGLVSLAMLSVLLYKIHSERFKMDKPSLFR; encoded by the exons ATGTGGTTAGTCTTTCTTATATATCAGTTTGTCCTGATTCTTCAGTGTGAAGCTCAGAATGCCTGCCTCACCCATCCAACATTCAGAGAGCCAG ACAACTCTGATATCACAGTTGTGTGTGGCACAAACAAGATGGATTTGCAGATTTTGCTGTGTCCCATTTACTTCATTGGCTATAATGAATCCACAATGGCTCTTAATGGTCAGTTTGCCAGGCCTGAGTGCATAGGAACGCCTGACTGGACTGTTGACCCGCCTGTACTGAAATTCCAGTTTCTCATCACTGAAACAGCCATATCTACATGCTCCAACAAGCTGACG ATAGTTGAAGAGGTCGGATCTGGGCTGTTCTCCGACTTCTCCAATGTTCAGTCTGTGAACATCTCTGGGATGGTCAACTCTCAGGAGCTAAGTGCCGGAACCATCACCTACCGGCAGGAGATGGTCTATCTGTTTTCCTGTAGCTACCCACTGCAGTACTTGGTCAACAACACACAAATGAGCGT CTCTGGTGTGAGCCTGGCAATTAAGGACAATAATGGCAGTTTCATCAGCACTCTGAGTATGATGCTGTTTGAG GACATGACATACACAAGTCCTCTTTCTGTGCCTCCGACGGGTCTAATGCTGAAGACTAGGGTTTTTGTGGAGGTCCGAGCCACTAATCTTACACATAG ATTCAATGTTCTCTTGGATCGATGCTTTGCAACCACCAGTCCTTACCTGGTCAGCAATAGCACAACCTTTGAATTCTTTGTCGG ATGTAACCACGATCCACAAACCATAATAGGTGTGAATGGAGAGCAACAGGTTGCACGTTTCTCCTTCGAAACCTTTCGCTTTGTAGAACACAGAAACAGGTCGGTGTCGACCTATTACGTGCACTGCACCACAAGACTTTGCGAGACGTCGTTCTGCACAGCATTAAAACAG AATTGCACAAGTAGGAAGAGGAGAGCCGTCGAGTCGGCTCAAGAAACAACGGTTAGTGATTATGCCACAGTGACCTCTGGACCACTCATGACAAAGGTGGACAATG tacCCAACACACCCATTGTTACAG TGTATGAGAATTCGAAGCACAATAATGCCGTGGTCGGGGTCTCGGTGGCAGCTGGCGTGTTCGGGCTCGTGTCTCTTGCCATGCTGAGTGTACTTCTCTATAAGATCCATTCTGAGAGGTTCAAAATGGACAAACCGTCTCTCTTTCGCTAA
- the hist2h2l gene encoding histone H2B 3 → MPEPAKSAPAPKKGSKKAVTKTQKKGDKKRRKTRKESYAIYVYKVLKQVHPDTGISSKAMGIMNSFVNDIFERIAGEASRLAHYNKRSTITSREIQTAVRLLLPGELAKHAVSEGTKAVTKYTSSK, encoded by the coding sequence ATGCCTGAACCTGCGAAATCAGCCCCTGCTCCCAAAAAGGGATCGAAAAAGGCCGTCACCAAGACCCAGAAGAAAGGGGACAAGAAAAGACGCAAGACCAGGAAAGAGAGTTACGCCATTTACGTGTACAAAGTACTGAAACAGGTCCACCCTGACACTGGCATCTCGTCAAAGGCGATGGGCATCATGAACTCGTTTGTTAACGACATCTTCGAGCGCATAGCCGGGGAAGCGTCGCGTCTCGCGCACTACAACAAGCGCTCCACCATCACCTCCCGCGAGATCCAGACCGCCGTGCGCCTGCTGCTGCCGGGAGAGCTGGCCAAACACGCCGTGTCCGAGGGCACAAAGGCTGTGACCAAATACACCAGCTCCAAGTGA